The genomic stretch TTGCTTTTTGTGGATTTCCAATTAGAAGTTCAACTTCAGCTGGTCTATAAAATTTTGGATTTACTTTTACTAAAGTTTTTCCTGTTGCTTTATCTACTGCTATTTCATCTTCAGCTTTTCCTCTAAATTCAACTTCAATTCCAACTGCTTTAAAAGACATTGTTACAAAATCTCTTACTGTTTCAGTTCTATTAGTTGCAAGTAAAAAAGTGTCAGGTTTAGGAGCTTGAAGCATAAGATACATTCCCTCAACATAATCTTTTGCAAAACCCCAATCTCTTTTTGCATCCATATTTCCAAGTTCTATATGATCTAATTTCCCAAGTTTTATTTTTGCTACACTATCTGTGATTTTTCTTGTTACAAATTCTTGACCTCTTAATGGTGATTCATGATTAAAAAGAATTCCACTTGTTGCAAATATATCATAAGCTTCTCTATAATTTACTACCATCCAATGTGCATACATTTTTGCAGCTCCATAAGGACTTCGTGGCCAAAATGGTGTTTTTTCTGTTTGTGGAATTTCTTGAACATCACCAAACATTTCAGAAGTACTTGCTTGATAAAATTTAATTTTAGGATTTACAATTCTAATAGCTTCAAGTAAATGAACACAACCAAGACCTGTAATATGAGCTGTTGCAATTGGTTGTTCAAAAGAAACTCCCACAAAACTTTGAGCTGCTAAATTATAGATTTCATCAGGTTTAATATCAGCTACCATTCTAATACTATTTGATTGATCAGTTAAATCATATTCTACTAAATGTAAGTTTTCATGATTTTTAATTCCTAACTCTTCAATTCTCCAAAAATTAACAGAAGAAGTTCTTCTATATGTACCATAAACATCATAACCTTTTTCTAAAAGTAAGGCAGCTAAATAAGCTCCATCTTGTCCTGTAATACCTGTAATTATTGCTTTTTTCATATAATTTTTCCCTTCAATATATATATTATAATGCTAAATTTAGATTTCCTGCTAAGAATTTAAGTCTTAGATTTATTCTTAGTTTTTCATATTTAG from Poseidonibacter antarcticus encodes the following:
- the gmd gene encoding GDP-mannose 4,6-dehydratase codes for the protein MKKAIITGITGQDGAYLAALLLEKGYDVYGTYRRTSSVNFWRIEELGIKNHENLHLVEYDLTDQSNSIRMVADIKPDEIYNLAAQSFVGVSFEQPIATAHITGLGCVHLLEAIRIVNPKIKFYQASTSEMFGDVQEIPQTEKTPFWPRSPYGAAKMYAHWMVVNYREAYDIFATSGILFNHESPLRGQEFVTRKITDSVAKIKLGKLDHIELGNMDAKRDWGFAKDYVEGMYLMLQAPKPDTFLLATNRTETVRDFVTMSFKAVGIEVEFRGKAEDEIAVDKATGKTLVKVNPKFYRPAEVELLIGNPQKAKDELGWEPKCTLEELCAMMVKEDLRRNEIGFSF